A portion of the Thermotoga sp. SG1 genome contains these proteins:
- a CDS encoding ABC transporter permease: protein MWYYYEKRKARLKSVVSERIFRPVFKLFRQRTGMLAFIGMVILLFYVFLAIFAPFIAPYDPTVRVGRSLQPPSEKHLFGTDNLGRDIFSRVIYGSRIALMVAFFAVLIASAIGIPLGLLSGYVGGVFDRVLTLVMDAIYSFPGLILAIAVAAVLGPGIMNIAVSIAVVYAPTYFRVVRNQVASVKNELYVEAARALGAKDWEILIKYVLPNVLPSVVVVLSMNLADAIMTEAGLSFLGLGIAPPTPDWGFDLSNGQRFILSRAWWGVLFPGLAIITSVLGFSMFSEGISEIINPNVGERNK from the coding sequence ATGTGGTATTATTATGAAAAAAGAAAAGCGAGGTTGAAGAGTGTGGTCTCCGAAAGAATCTTTAGACCGGTTTTCAAGTTGTTTAGACAAAGAACAGGAATGTTGGCTTTCATCGGAATGGTCATTCTTCTGTTCTACGTTTTTCTTGCGATATTTGCACCGTTCATCGCACCCTACGATCCCACCGTCCGTGTGGGAAGATCTCTTCAACCTCCTTCTGAGAAGCACCTGTTCGGGACGGACAACCTGGGTCGCGACATCTTCAGCAGGGTGATATACGGTTCTCGAATCGCTTTGATGGTGGCGTTCTTTGCCGTTCTCATAGCGTCTGCCATAGGTATTCCCCTGGGACTTCTTTCCGGTTACGTTGGGGGTGTATTCGATCGTGTTTTGACCCTTGTGATGGATGCCATCTACTCCTTTCCAGGTCTGATCCTCGCCATAGCGGTCGCGGCGGTATTGGGTCCTGGCATAATGAACATAGCCGTTTCCATAGCCGTTGTCTACGCTCCCACCTATTTCAGGGTGGTCAGAAACCAGGTTGCAAGCGTGAAAAACGAACTCTACGTGGAGGCAGCGAGGGCCCTCGGCGCGAAGGACTGGGAAATCCTCATAAAGTATGTTCTTCCCAACGTACTCCCCTCTGTTGTGGTGGTTCTCTCCATGAACCTTGCGGATGCGATCATGACGGAAGCAGGACTCAGCTTTCTAGGACTCGGAATAGCTCCTCCTACTCCAGACTGGGGATTCGATCTGAGCAACGGACAGAGGTTCATCCTGAGCAGAGCATGGTGGGGTGTTCTGTTTCCCGGACTTGCCATCATCACTTCTGTGCTTGGTTTCTCCATGTTCAGTGAGGGTATAAGCGAGATCATCAATCCAAACGTTGGGGAGAGAAACAAATGA